A stretch of DNA from Phaenicophaeus curvirostris isolate KB17595 chromosome 29, BPBGC_Pcur_1.0, whole genome shotgun sequence:
TCGCCCCCGGGctcggggttggggggggtcggGGCCGCGTTCCAGCCGTGCCCAGGCGCCGTTTTTCCGCAGCCCGGTGGGTGAGGGGCGGGCGGCGCAGCGTTGGCCCCGGCCCCGGGGCTCCTCCCGGCTCCGGGCACCGGCCCCGAGCATCCTTCCAGCTCCCGAGCATCCTCTCgagcctcctcccagcccccgAGCATCCTCCCGAGCATCCTCCCAACCCCCGAGCATCCTCCCAGCTCCCGAGCATCCTCCCAAGCATCATCCCGGCCTCCAAGCATCCTCCCAGTCTCTGAGCATCCTCCCGGCCTCCAAGCATCTACCCAGTCTCCGAGCATCCTCCCAGTTTCCGAGCATCCTCCTGAGCATTCTCCCGGCCTCCAAGCACCCTCCTAGCCCCCGAGCATCCTCCCGGCCTCCAAGCATCCCCCAAGCATCCTCCCAAGCCCCGAGCATCCTCCCAGCCCTCGAGCATCCTCCCAAGCATCATCCCGGCCTCCAAGCATCCTCCCAGTCTCTGAGCATCCTCCCGAGCATCCTCCCGGCCTCCAAGCATCCTCCCAGTTTCCGAGCATCCTCCTGAGCGTTCTCCCGGCCTCCAAGCACCCTCCCAGCCCCCGGGGCATCCTCCCAGCCCTTGAGCATCCTCCTGGCCTCCAAGCATCCCCTGAGCATCCTCCCAGCCTCTGAGCATCCTCCTGGCTCTTGAGCATCCTCCCGAGCATCCTCCCAGCCCTCGAGCATCCTCCCAGTCTATGAGCATCCTCACAGTCTCGGAGCATCCTCCCAGCCCTTGAGCATCCTCCCAGTCTTCGAGCATCCTCCTGAGCATCCTCCCAGACCCCGAGCCTCTTCCTGGCCCGCAAGCatccccccagcatcctcccagCCCCCAAGCATCCTTCCATGCTCCAAGCATCCTCCCAGCTCCTGAGCATCCTCCCAGCCCCTAAGCATCCTCCTGGCCCCCGAGTATCCTCTGAGCATCTTCTCAAGCATCCTCACGGCCCCCAAGCATCCCCCTGGCCTCTAAGCATCTTCTCAGCCTCTGAGCATCCTCCCAAGCATCCTCTTGAGCCCCTGAGCATCCTCCCAGTCTCCAAGCATCCTCCTGGCTCCTTAGCATCTTCCCGGTCTCTGAGCATCCTCCCAAGTATCCTCCTAGCCCCCGAGCATCCTTCTAGCCCCCGAGCATCCTTCCAGTCTCTGAGCATTCTCCTGGCCTCTTGAGTATCCCCTGGCCTCCAGGCTCACCCTGGCACCATCCCCGAGGCCTCTCCCAGCActgcccccagcccaggcaTCCTCCTAGCCCTGGCTCCCGGGCATCCTTCCAGGCATCCTCCCAGCCCCCAGGCATCCTCCCAGGCATTGCCCTGGTTCCTGAGCATCCTCTCAGTGACCACTGGGCCCTGTGCTCAAAGCATGGCTGCCGCGATTCCCTGGAATTCTGAAGTGCTTGGTAACAGCACTCCATGGACCATCCCTTCTTCTAACTATGCTGTGTCTACTCAGCCTTTACCTTCTGTGTTTCCTGGAATCCAGGAGCCATCTGGCCACCATCAGCCATCAGGGTGTCACTAGCAAACAACAGTTGTAAAAGGATATTTTcattaattgaaaaaataatttcatgtacCTGAAAGTTGGGTTTGTTTCTGTTGAATCCCAGCTCCATGTCAGAGCAAAGATCTCTTCTACAGAATCTGGATAGGAGAGTGCGGTCTGCTCCTTCGGAGAAGGGAGAGGCTGCGGTGCCGGAACGTGGATGTTGAATACGGCAGAGAGTTTAGGTAGTTGAGGAAACTTAACTATAACTGGGATTAGGCTGCTCTACATCGGTGTGGTTTTCAGCTGTAAGGAATTActctctactccactctggtgagaccaacctggagtcctgtgtccagttctggagtcctcagcacagggaggacatggagctgttggagcaagacCAGAGGGGGCCACGGAGaagatctgagggctggagaacctcctgtgtgaggccaggctgagagagttggggttgttcagcctggagaagagaaggctccgtggagaccttagagcagcttccagtgctgaaaggggctccaggaaagctggggaggggctctggatcagggagggcagggacaggatgaggggaaacgttttccagctgaaagaggggagattgaaaagagatcttaggaggaaattcttcgtGGTGacggtggggaggccctggcccaggttgcccacagcaggggtggctgccccatccctggacgtgtccaaggccaggttggatggggtttggagcccctgatccagtgggaggtgtccctgcccagggcaggggtgggactggatgggctttgaggtcccttccaacccaaaccattccatgattatgAGTTATTCCATGATTATGAGTTATGGAGACAGGACTAATGGATCTATGGAATGATTACATAAGTAGGAGTCTTCAGCCGGGAATAGAGGGGTGGCACGAGCAGCACAGAGCACGGGACAATTGCTCCCTGTCTCTTCTGATGCAAGAACAGGCAGCGAATGAACGTGGGCCAGCGGGCTCAGAATAAAAGCTCTTGCTTTCTCATGCTGCCCAATGAGCTCAGGACCTCTTTCCCATAGAACATTATGGGATGCAAATTTAAGAGTTAAGATAATTCCATGGAGGAAAACTCATCGCTTCTTCAAAAATTGTCCATCATATCTGAAGGAATTAAAGGTATGAGTGCTGATTTTCTGAAGGCACAATAGAAATACAAGATACACACAAAAAGAAGATCAGAATAGGAAAGGAATTTTGGCAATAGTTCTTTTTTACCTGTCATGGACGCTTTTACTACCTGTGTTTGGCTGAGTTCTGTAGAGACTGCTCGCCTCATATCATAgaatcttcatagaatcacaaactggtttgggttggaagggacctcaaagcccatccagtcccacccctgccctgggcagggacacctcccactgcatcaggggctccaagccccatccaacctggccttggacccctccagggatggggcagccacccctgctctgggcaacctgggccagcgcctccccaccctcacagcaaaacgtttctccctaagatctcatctcaatctccacctttcagctcaaaaccgttcctccccctcttcctgtccctgctctccctgatgaagagggcaggggtggaactggatgggcctgaggtccattccaattgaaaccattctattattctatgaaacacAATCCTTTGGTGATGATTAAACCAGTATTAGGATAATAAGTTGTAATAAGAGCCTGATTCTACCTTCCCCATCATCTTCCATCAAGAACATGAAGACGGCAAGAAGATCCATCcgtttttctctccctttaaGGCTGAACAGATCCCACTTTTTTGGTCTCTCCTCATCTTCCATCTGCTCCACCTTTTTATCGTCCGGGTGGCTCTTGGCTGGGATTGCTTGAGGAGGTCAATACAAGATGCTGGGGAGCTCAGCACcactggttttgttctgttttggaaaTGCTTCTCCAGAGTCAACCGTTATAAATAGAAAACACTGGCACGGTTGCTAAAAATAAACCCGGTGCTTTTTTCATTCGGGCTTGTCATTACTGATGAGCAGGGTTGACATAAGCTCTAGAAAATATCAAATAATCCCTAAATCCAAATACGGGAATTTCTGTCGTTGGGTTTGGACGCTGGATTTCTGCGTGAAACGTTGTGTTTCCCATCGGCTCCGTATCTGCCGTAAGGGACAAACCCCAACTGTTTCGGGCCAAAGGGATGTGTTAAAAATCATTCATAAAGGATAATTCCAGAGCCAGTGTTATGGCTGTGTTAATTACTCCCTTCCCGTTGTTAAAATAGAATTGTGTAAtgtttctaaaaagaaaaagaaacccacgAGAGTGCTTCCTGTAGATCAAGAATCCGTATGCTTCCGGAGCTGCCGGCAGTGTGGGAGCTTGATTTGGCAATCGGTGGTTTGGGATTCTTGGCACGTGACGCGTAGGTCAGGCGTGTCTGTGGATAGAGACTTCTCCCACCTGGGAAGATATAAATTACAAtctagaatcataaaataattcggaagaggctgcccagggcagcagtggaCTCCTCACCCCTGGAGGGgctaaaaaaacatgtagatgtggcgcttcaggacatggtttagttgtttttttggtATTgtgttaatggttggacttgatggtcttagaggtcttttccaaccttaatattctacgattccatgatcTCCAGCTGGCCCCACAGAGGTACAAGGGTACTGACTgccttgtcttctccacagATGTCTCTCCCGTCGTGGCCGGCCTCATCGGTGCTACCGTCCTCGTGGTGTCTGTCTCCGTAACAGTTTTTGTCTGGACATGCTGTCACCAGcaagcagaaaagaagcacAAAACCCCACCGTATAAATTCATTCACATGCTGAAAGGCATCAGTATCTACCCGGAGACCTTgagtaacaagaagaaaattaaccGAATCCGGAGAGACAAGAATGGAACTCCTAAGGAGGCTGGAAGGGGAAACCTCTTGGTGGACGCCGCTGAATCTGGTTTAATAGGCTCTGATAAGGCTCCAGATGGGTCAAACGCAGTCCCTCACGTCGACCAACTCCCAATAAAAGTGGATTATGGAGATGAACTAAGTCCAGATCAAAGCCTCACTCCGGGAGGAAGTAAAACCTCCTCCCCGTCTTCTCCAGGGGATGACGTCACGTTGGGTGAACTGACTTTCTCAGTGGACTACAACTTCCCTAAAAAAGCGCTGGTAGTCACCATCCAGGAGGCTCACGGGCTGCCAGTGATGGACGAGCACACTCAGAGCTCTGACCCTTACATCAAGATGACAATTCTTCCAGATAAAAGGCATCGAGTGAAGACTCGTGTGCTCCGCAAGACGCTAGACCCGGTCTTCGATGAAACCTTCACCTTCTATGGGATCCCGTACAGCCAGCTTCAGGATCTGGTCCTTCACTTCCTCATACTGAGCTTCGATCGCTTTTCTCGAGATGATGTGATTGGAGAGGTCATGGTGCCCCTTGCCGGGGTGGATCCAAGCACTGGAAAGGTTCAGCTGACCAGGGAGATCCTCAAAAGGAACATACAAGTAAGTGGCTTCATTTAAGACTCTTCGCattgaggggcacggtttagatTCTatgtatttgataggaatggttggactcgatgatccgatgggtcttttccaacctggtgattctatgattgtgttTGGTCCCAGTTCTTCTGGGCCAGGAGCATCTATGGTCTCATAGGCAGGAATGCTGCAAATCCTTAACCGCGAAACCCATGTTTCCGCAGACGCGAAATACTGGTTGTGCTCTTCGGTTCGGCAGTTCCCTGCTGGGGCTTTACGATGATTTGAGAAGGCACGGTCGCTATTTAAGCTCAGAAATGATGAATGTTAGACCTGTTGATGCCAAATAAAAAGGCAGAGTCCCCACGGCCAGGAAaaccatggaatgggttgggttggagaggacctcaaagcccatccagtcccatcgcgtgcagggacacctcccactgcatcaggggctccaagctccatccaacctggtcttcaacccctccagagatggagcagccacctctgctctgggtaacctgttccagggtctccccaccctcccaggagaacatttttgGCACTGCAGGGAGGTCAGAGCTGTTCCCAGACAGCCAAACAAGCTGTGACAGTCGCTCTGCTCTCGGTGTCTCCTGACACCACACCATTTCAGACCCATCGCTAACGCTGTTTGCCTTGATAGCAAATAAACTTAATCTAAATTAGTGCCATCTCAATGAAAGTTAATGAATGCCATCTGGAAACCAAAGCTAATTATCTTAATGTTATGTTACTCTCCAAAAGGATGTACAACAAGTTTATCCGAGCAGAACTGGGTTTGTCTTCTGTCACCGTCCTCCTGCAGCTTTGCAGACTGAACTGATGATGAAGCTCAGAGCACATCAAGCATTTGAGGTGCTCGGACACTGAAGCTcagcccggggaggtggttgagtccccatccctggagggatttaaaagacgggtagacgaggtgctcagggatgtggtttagtggcagatgggaatggttggacttgacgagccaagaggtcttttccaacctgatgattctatgattctataaaaaggCCACTCTTTCTCATGaagtgcagagataggatgagggaggatGGTTTCCAGCTGAatgaggggagattgagatgagatcctagggagaaatgttctcctgttaaggtggggaggccctggcccaggttgctccatccctagagggttcaaggccaggttggatggggcttggagcccctgatgcagtgggaggtgtccctgcccatggcaggggtgggactggatgggcttggaggtcccttccaacccaacccagtCCATCATTCTATGAAACTCAAGCTCCTGAAATCCGTAGATCCCTCAGGTTACAGAGCTCAGAGACAGCCACCAGAAGGTTCCCACTGTGCTTGTCCTCCTGGAAACAAAGAATTCCAGGGCAGAGGTTGCAGGGGTGCTCCCTGTGCTCCCAGGTGTCGGGTGGATGGCACGGGATGTACCACCCACTCCTTCCCCTGGCGGCTCCATCTGCTCCAGACACTTACATTGGCCTGCATCGCATTTTCCCACTTTTTAGGCACGTAGCACAGGGAAAGGGAATCCTGGTGACCTCCGGTATTTGTCCCTGTTTAGAAGAGcttctatcatagaatcacagaaccaccaggttggaagagacccatcggatcgtcgagtccaaccattcccatcaatcactaacccatggccctcagcacctcgtccacccggcccttaaacccctccagggaaggggactcaaccccctccctgggcagcctcggacactgcccaatcaccctttccatgaaacaatttttcctgctgtccagcctgaccctcccctggtggagcttgaggccattccctctcgtcctgtcccctggcccttgggagaagagcccagctccctcctctccacaacctcctctcaggcagttgcagagagcaatgaggtctcccctcagcctcctcttctccaggctaaacccccccagctctctcagccgctcctcttcttctccagccccctccccagcttcgtcgCTCAACGAAGTCCTAACGAGttctttctgtctctgtctcgCAGAAATGCATCAGCAGAGGGGAGCTGCAGGTGTCTCTCTCTTACCAGCCCGTGGCGCAGAGAATGACCGTGGTGGTGCTGAAAGCCAGACATTTGCCAAAGATGGACATCACCGGCCTCTCAGGTAGAAGCTATTTTCTCCAGCTCTCAATGGGTAGATACAAAACTCTCCGAATTCACTTTCGGATCTAAAGATTGTCTCTGTTTGCTCCCTTTCCCTCCAACTCCCCCTCCGGGCGACCTGCCCCTCACCAACAGATGCTTCCACAAACAAGACCAAACCCTTCCTTGTGCCAGACCAGAAGTCGCATCCTTCTGGCCTCAGGTTGTTTGGGAAGGTGGGATTTTCCGAAGGCAGCGGA
This window harbors:
- the SYT11 gene encoding synaptotagmin-11, whose protein sequence is MAEITSVHPGFDVSPVVAGLIGATVLVVSVSVTVFVWTCCHQQAEKKHKTPPYKFIHMLKGISIYPETLSNKKKINRIRRDKNGTPKEAGRGNLLVDAAESGLIGSDKAPDGSNAVPHVDQLPIKVDYGDELSPDQSLTPGGSKTSSPSSPGDDVTLGELTFSVDYNFPKKALVVTIQEAHGLPVMDEHTQSSDPYIKMTILPDKRHRVKTRVLRKTLDPVFDETFTFYGIPYSQLQDLVLHFLILSFDRFSRDDVIGEVMVPLAGVDPSTGKVQLTREILKRNIQKCISRGELQVSLSYQPVAQRMTVVVLKARHLPKMDITGLSDPYVKVNVYYGRKRIAKKKTHVKKCTLNPVFNESFIYDIPVDLLPDISIEFLVIDFDRTTKNEVVGRLILGAHSITAGGVEHWREVCENPRKPVAKWHSLSEY